In the genome of Petrotoga sp. 9PWA.NaAc.5.4, one region contains:
- a CDS encoding GNAT family N-acetyltransferase — protein MEKVYDFDSINLSLKELNSQEDLDNDDFNFTKVDIAKFLEEHLGKYGDPLEDIINSIDYSFSQEKGKGGFVLVLHDGEDIIGAAVVNDTGMEGYIPEHVLVYIAVDEKVRGRGIGSTLLEETIDRCDGDISLHVEYDNPARKLYERLGFKSKYAEMRLKTN, from the coding sequence ATGGAAAAAGTATATGATTTTGATTCTATTAATTTATCTTTGAAAGAGCTTAATTCCCAAGAAGATTTAGACAACGATGATTTTAATTTTACTAAAGTGGATATAGCAAAGTTTTTGGAAGAGCATCTTGGAAAGTATGGAGACCCTTTAGAAGATATTATTAACTCTATAGATTATTCTTTTTCCCAGGAGAAAGGGAAAGGTGGCTTCGTTTTAGTTCTTCATGATGGAGAAGATATTATTGGAGCTGCTGTTGTTAACGATACAGGTATGGAAGGATATATTCCTGAGCATGTTTTAGTTTATATTGCGGTCGATGAAAAAGTTAGAGGTCGTGGTATAGGTAGTACGTTGTTAGAAGAAACAATTGATAGATGCGATGGGGACATATCCTTGCATGTGGAATACGATAATCCAGCAAGAAAGTTATATGAAAGATTAGGCTTTAAATCTAAGTATGCCGAAATGAGGTTAAAGACTAATTAG